The following coding sequences are from one Verrucosispora sp. WMMD573 window:
- a CDS encoding NAD-dependent epimerase/dehydratase family protein: MKVALTGAGGFLGWHVRVLLRAVGWPAPTVLTQAELADPAVVANRIAGADLLLHLAGVNRGSPADVVAGNVNSARSLADALRRCPAPPKRVVFANSVQAGNATPYGESKAAAATTLAAASGLGYDFDDVPLPNLYGEHGRPFYNSVVATFCRILADGGRPEVSGDHELALVHVQDAAARLIGLPPGHTWDSTMPALRIDVPRLAEWLTDLATIYRSGEFPALSDRHAVRMFNTYRSHCFPADMPLPLTDRSDNRGSLTEVVRARGGGGQTFVSTTRPGVSRGNHFHLAKVERFAVVRGTAEIRLRRVGCRDVVSFPVSGDSPVVVDMPTMWVHEIVNTGDNDLLTLFWTNELFDPARPDTYPELVCIPAAQTTGAPK; this comes from the coding sequence ATGAAGGTCGCGCTGACCGGTGCCGGCGGATTTCTCGGCTGGCATGTCCGGGTACTGCTCCGGGCGGTGGGCTGGCCCGCACCGACGGTGCTGACGCAAGCGGAGTTGGCTGATCCGGCGGTCGTTGCCAACCGTATCGCCGGCGCGGATCTGCTCCTGCATCTCGCGGGTGTCAATCGGGGTAGCCCGGCCGACGTGGTTGCCGGGAACGTGAATTCGGCGCGGTCCCTGGCCGATGCTCTCCGGCGGTGTCCCGCCCCGCCGAAACGAGTGGTGTTCGCCAATTCGGTGCAAGCCGGCAACGCGACACCGTACGGCGAGAGCAAGGCGGCGGCGGCCACGACACTTGCCGCTGCCTCGGGCCTCGGCTACGACTTCGACGACGTCCCGTTGCCGAACCTCTACGGCGAACACGGTCGGCCCTTCTACAACTCGGTGGTGGCGACCTTCTGCCGGATCCTCGCCGACGGCGGCCGGCCGGAGGTGAGCGGCGACCACGAACTGGCACTGGTGCACGTGCAGGATGCCGCGGCCCGGCTCATCGGTCTACCGCCCGGGCACACCTGGGACTCGACCATGCCGGCACTACGGATCGACGTGCCACGCCTCGCGGAATGGCTGACCGATCTGGCGACCATCTACCGGTCCGGGGAGTTCCCGGCGCTGTCCGACCGGCACGCCGTGCGGATGTTCAACACCTACCGATCGCACTGCTTCCCAGCTGACATGCCGCTGCCGCTGACCGACCGCAGCGACAACCGGGGGAGCCTGACGGAGGTCGTCAGGGCACGAGGTGGCGGTGGGCAGACCTTCGTGTCGACGACCCGGCCCGGAGTCAGTCGCGGGAATCACTTCCACCTGGCGAAGGTCGAACGCTTCGCGGTTGTTCGCGGCACCGCCGAGATCCGGCTGCGCCGGGTCGGGTGCCGAGATGTGGTCAGCTTCCCGGTCAGCGGAGATTCCCCGGTGGTGGTCGACATGCCGACCATGTGGGTCCACGAGATCGTCAACACCGGTGACAATGATCTGCTCACGTTGTTCTGGACCAACGAGCTGTTCGACCCGGCCCGTCCGGACACCTACCCGGAGTTGGTGTGCATTCCGGCGGCACAGACGACGGGGGCGCCGAAATGA
- the wecB gene encoding UDP-N-acetylglucosamine 2-epimerase (non-hydrolyzing) produces the protein MTVVGTRPEIIRLSRVIDRLDRTVDHVLVHTGQNWDRALSEVFFAELRLRQPDRFLRVDTSSLARVFAGVLTGVEQAIDEVRPDALLVLGDTNSCIAALMARRMQVPVYHMEAGNRCFDLNVPEETNRRLVDHVADFNLVYTEHARRNLLAEGLHPRRILLTGSPMREVLDHYAGDIQGSRILDQLDLAPDGYFVVSAHREENVDHPARLTRLLDCLRAVRDEWRLPVLVSTHPRTRKRLEALAADPTGLDGIEFHEPFGLLDYVQLQRNARCTLSDSGTISEESAILGFAAVTLRESIERPEALDAGGIIMTGLEPWGVIEAIGATLDQVSADGVPCPADYRIPDTSRRVVDFILSTVRRHHDWAGIRRRK, from the coding sequence ATGACCGTGGTGGGCACCCGCCCCGAGATCATCCGTCTTTCCCGCGTGATCGACCGGCTCGACCGCACGGTCGATCACGTTCTTGTCCACACCGGGCAGAACTGGGACCGGGCGCTGTCCGAGGTATTCTTCGCCGAGTTGCGGCTGCGCCAACCCGACCGGTTCCTGCGGGTCGACACCTCCTCCCTGGCCAGGGTCTTCGCCGGGGTGCTCACGGGCGTCGAGCAGGCGATCGATGAGGTGCGGCCGGACGCGTTGCTCGTGCTCGGCGACACCAACAGTTGCATCGCCGCGCTGATGGCACGGCGGATGCAGGTGCCCGTCTACCACATGGAGGCCGGTAACCGCTGCTTCGATCTGAACGTTCCCGAGGAGACCAACCGCCGCCTGGTCGATCACGTTGCCGACTTCAACCTGGTCTACACCGAACACGCCCGGCGTAACCTCCTTGCCGAAGGACTGCATCCGCGCCGCATCCTGCTCACGGGCTCGCCCATGCGTGAGGTGCTCGATCACTATGCCGGGGACATCCAGGGTTCGCGCATCCTGGACCAGCTCGACCTGGCACCGGACGGGTACTTCGTGGTCAGCGCGCATCGGGAGGAGAACGTCGACCATCCGGCGCGACTGACCAGGTTGCTCGACTGCCTGCGTGCGGTCCGAGACGAGTGGCGACTACCAGTGCTGGTCTCCACCCATCCGCGGACCCGCAAGCGGCTGGAGGCGCTCGCGGCTGACCCGACTGGCCTGGACGGAATCGAGTTTCACGAACCCTTCGGTCTCCTCGACTACGTGCAGTTGCAACGGAACGCCCGCTGCACCCTGTCGGACAGCGGCACGATCAGCGAAGAGAGCGCCATCCTCGGCTTCGCGGCCGTCACCCTGCGCGAGTCGATCGAGCGCCCGGAGGCGCTGGATGCCGGCGGGATAATCATGACCGGCCTGGAGCCGTGGGGTGTGATCGAGGCGATCGGGGCGACGCTCGACCAGGTCTCCGCCGATGGGGTGCCCTGCCCGGCCGACTACCGGATTCCAGACACCTCACGCCGGGTGGTCGATTTCATCCTGTCCACGGTCCGGCGGCACCACGACTGGGCGGGCATCCGGCGTCGAAAGTGA
- a CDS encoding LCP family protein produces MELRMPSSLRNRWTRAVALVAILALLVIAGAGVGGWLYLRSFDSDIRRVDAFERIPAEQRPAPDEALNFLVIGTDQAEQPGAAQRSDSILLVHVPPSQDRAYVISIPRDTWVNVPTASPGDQPRNAKINAAYAWGGAPLLVRAVEKFTGVRVDHVAVVDFAGFAQIIDGLGGIDVVVDAPFRSIAAGGAVLPPGTHRMNGAVALEYARERYQFADGDFSRIRHQQAIFTAVLQEVTRAGILVEPARLNTFLRGLAGAVQLDANLAVGDTAWRLRKIRADRVATLTSPTAGVGMIGDESVVLPNRPAAAELYQAVKNDELDHWLMENPQ; encoded by the coding sequence ATGGAACTGCGGATGCCCAGTTCATTACGCAACCGCTGGACCCGAGCGGTGGCACTGGTTGCCATACTGGCCCTGCTGGTGATCGCCGGCGCCGGCGTCGGCGGTTGGCTCTACCTTCGTTCGTTCGATTCCGACATCCGGCGCGTCGACGCCTTCGAGCGCATCCCCGCCGAGCAGCGACCGGCGCCGGATGAGGCTCTCAACTTCCTCGTGATCGGTACGGACCAGGCTGAACAGCCCGGGGCGGCGCAACGTAGCGACAGCATTCTTCTGGTGCACGTCCCGCCGAGCCAGGACCGGGCGTACGTCATCTCCATCCCCCGTGACACCTGGGTCAACGTCCCCACGGCCAGCCCGGGGGACCAACCCAGGAACGCCAAGATCAATGCTGCCTACGCCTGGGGTGGCGCACCGCTGCTCGTACGAGCCGTCGAGAAATTCACAGGTGTCCGGGTCGACCACGTCGCAGTCGTGGACTTCGCCGGGTTCGCTCAGATCATCGACGGGCTCGGCGGGATCGACGTCGTCGTCGACGCGCCGTTCAGGTCCATTGCCGCGGGCGGTGCCGTCCTTCCTCCGGGTACGCACCGGATGAACGGCGCGGTCGCCCTGGAGTACGCCCGTGAGCGCTACCAGTTCGCCGATGGCGACTTCAGCCGGATCCGTCACCAACAGGCGATCTTTACCGCCGTGCTACAGGAGGTGACCCGCGCGGGCATCCTGGTCGAACCGGCTCGCCTCAACACCTTCCTGCGAGGACTCGCGGGTGCCGTGCAACTCGACGCGAATCTGGCCGTCGGGGACACCGCCTGGCGTCTGCGCAAGATCAGGGCCGACCGGGTGGCGACGCTGACCAGTCCCACCGCCGGAGTGGGCATGATCGGTGACGAGAGCGTCGTCCTACCGAACCGACCCGCCGCCGCCGAGCTGTACCAGGCGGTCAAGAACGACGAGTTGGATCACTGGTTGATGGAGAATCCGCAGTAG
- a CDS encoding glycosyltransferase family 4 protein, translated as MKRSGEWIACVGPFLFPWGDASSRRVFGLVGSLAAAGQQVVVASGDAQPRVPTPVPGFDGPGTVSHVGLGEAPAAGAGLLRVSVRAFVTWGRRTVRWLEEQPTKPSHVLLHGGQAQYAHQLIRWCTRHRVPLVADVVDWYNGRYVRGGRFGPLNASMKLALRHHYPRCDGIIAISALLTEYYEARVRAVVRVPSTVDVANLPLLAPKRRRGAALVIAYAGNPGRNNKDLLSHVVLAAQRAHCAQAPVELRILGPSPDEVRALIGGALPANVRALGRLAQHEVPFAVQQADFTVLLRRPERASNAGFSTKFCESLANGVPVIANLTGDMAEYLHHGVEGLVCPDYSVESVTQTLRAAARLSDGDRAQLRVAARERALKSLDYRVHAVALGEFFDRLRA; from the coding sequence GTGAAGCGCTCAGGAGAGTGGATCGCCTGCGTCGGCCCGTTCCTGTTTCCCTGGGGCGACGCGAGTTCCCGCCGGGTCTTCGGCCTAGTCGGCTCGTTGGCGGCCGCCGGTCAGCAGGTGGTGGTGGCCAGTGGCGACGCGCAGCCGCGCGTACCGACGCCGGTGCCCGGCTTCGACGGGCCGGGCACCGTGTCCCACGTGGGCCTCGGTGAGGCACCAGCGGCCGGTGCGGGCCTGCTCCGCGTCTCGGTGCGGGCCTTCGTCACGTGGGGCCGACGCACGGTGCGTTGGCTGGAGGAGCAGCCGACGAAACCGTCGCACGTGCTTCTGCACGGCGGGCAGGCGCAGTACGCCCACCAGCTCATCCGCTGGTGCACCCGGCACCGGGTGCCGCTGGTGGCCGACGTGGTGGACTGGTACAACGGACGCTACGTCAGGGGTGGCAGGTTCGGGCCGTTGAACGCGAGCATGAAGCTGGCGCTGCGGCATCACTACCCGCGCTGCGACGGCATCATCGCCATCAGCGCCCTGCTCACCGAGTACTACGAGGCGCGCGTCCGGGCGGTGGTGCGGGTACCGTCGACGGTGGACGTCGCGAATCTCCCTCTCCTTGCCCCGAAGCGTCGACGTGGAGCCGCACTCGTCATCGCCTACGCGGGAAATCCCGGCCGGAACAACAAGGACCTGCTCTCCCACGTGGTGCTCGCCGCGCAGCGAGCACACTGCGCGCAGGCACCGGTCGAGCTGCGCATCCTCGGCCCGTCTCCCGACGAGGTACGTGCGCTGATCGGTGGGGCGCTGCCCGCCAACGTACGCGCACTGGGACGGCTGGCACAGCACGAGGTTCCGTTCGCGGTGCAGCAGGCCGACTTCACCGTGCTGCTACGCCGGCCGGAGCGGGCCTCCAACGCGGGCTTCTCCACGAAGTTCTGCGAGAGTCTCGCCAACGGGGTTCCGGTGATCGCGAATCTCACCGGCGACATGGCCGAGTATCTCCACCACGGGGTGGAGGGGCTGGTCTGTCCCGACTACTCCGTGGAGAGCGTGACGCAGACGCTCCGCGCTGCGGCGCGGCTCAGTGATGGGGACCGGGCGCAGCTTCGGGTGGCGGCGCGGGAGCGGGCGCTGAAGTCCCTCGACTACCGCGTCCACGCCGTCGCCCTCGGCGAGTTCTTCGATCGCCTACGCGCCTGA
- a CDS encoding glycosyltransferase, with protein MLIQHRDDSSHVDRFPKVLVVGHMPFDRSTGTTITLSNLFHGWPKDRLAQIYTSGTEPSTEVCEDFLHFPPREHYPRPQYLALRMLGWNGTGPVQSMPALTAVRDVADRRTTVANWYSHLVALGDLSPLNLPPRVERWVRQYRPDVVYSMLGSVRLTRLAARAARLCGVPMVPHFTDDWPATLYGRRELGGVAASRLHAAVRDLVGLAPCGMAISEPMAEEYQRRYGIPFDIFTNSVDAEFFSAPQPPVAPEPDRPTNLVYVGALHLGRWRSLLNIAASAASISTAATPVRLTVHCPAEDAERYGREFAGYPGVHFGRSLASHEVPAVLAAADILVHVESFAEDTRRYTRYSVSTKIPQYLAAGRPIFGHGPHELASMAYIQTAGAGIVVGTPEPEMVTEQLWKLCLDSSSWHEYGRNGRAHAERHHRRERVARRFAEVLRRAARSSRTPSGTREEA; from the coding sequence GTGTTGATACAGCATCGTGACGACTCGTCACACGTAGACAGGTTTCCCAAGGTACTGGTCGTCGGGCACATGCCGTTCGACCGCTCCACCGGCACGACGATCACCTTGTCCAACCTGTTCCACGGGTGGCCGAAGGACCGGCTGGCGCAGATATACACCTCCGGCACCGAGCCGTCGACGGAGGTATGCGAAGACTTCCTGCATTTTCCGCCCCGCGAGCACTACCCGCGTCCGCAGTATCTCGCGCTACGGATGCTTGGCTGGAACGGCACCGGCCCGGTGCAGAGCATGCCGGCACTCACCGCGGTCCGCGATGTCGCCGACCGCCGGACCACTGTCGCGAACTGGTACTCGCATCTCGTTGCGCTTGGCGACCTCAGCCCGCTGAACCTTCCGCCGCGGGTCGAACGCTGGGTGCGGCAGTACCGGCCCGACGTGGTCTACTCGATGCTCGGCAGTGTCCGATTGACCCGGTTGGCCGCCCGCGCCGCCCGGCTCTGCGGGGTGCCGATGGTTCCGCACTTCACCGACGACTGGCCGGCGACCCTGTACGGCCGCCGCGAGTTGGGGGGCGTCGCGGCGTCACGGCTGCACGCCGCGGTCCGTGACCTCGTCGGGCTCGCCCCCTGCGGCATGGCGATCAGCGAGCCGATGGCCGAGGAGTACCAGCGCCGGTACGGCATCCCGTTCGACATCTTCACGAACTCGGTGGACGCGGAGTTCTTCTCCGCCCCGCAGCCGCCGGTGGCACCGGAGCCGGACCGACCGACGAACCTCGTCTATGTCGGAGCGCTGCATCTGGGTCGCTGGCGGTCGCTGCTCAACATCGCGGCAAGTGCGGCATCGATCAGCACCGCGGCCACCCCGGTCCGGCTCACCGTGCACTGTCCGGCCGAGGACGCCGAGCGCTACGGTCGCGAGTTCGCCGGGTATCCCGGCGTGCACTTCGGGCGGTCGCTGGCCAGTCACGAGGTGCCCGCCGTGCTCGCGGCAGCGGACATTCTGGTGCACGTCGAGAGCTTCGCCGAGGACACCCGACGCTACACCCGCTATTCGGTGTCCACCAAGATCCCGCAGTACCTCGCCGCCGGCCGGCCCATCTTCGGGCACGGACCGCACGAACTCGCCTCGATGGCGTACATCCAGACGGCCGGCGCCGGAATCGTGGTCGGCACACCTGAGCCGGAGATGGTGACCGAGCAGCTGTGGAAGCTGTGTCTCGACTCGTCCTCCTGGCACGAGTACGGACGCAACGGTCGGGCGCACGCCGAGCGCCATCACCGCCGGGAGCGGGTGGCGAGGCGGTTCGCCGAGGTACTCCGACGGGCCGCGCGATCGAGCCGCACACCGAGCGGGACGAGGGAAGAAGCGTGA
- a CDS encoding lipopolysaccharide biosynthesis protein, whose product MIGRVVSAIVPLALIPVTLSYLGPDLYGLWMAVIALTGMAAFADLGLGNGLLTRLAPCCASGDSRLARRYITSAYAMVTGIALSGCAVLWLTSGLVPWRTVFNAPTSIAAADARALTLTCLTAFLLNMPLALVNRIQFAYRLGATSNLWQAAGAASSLPLALGAVHIDSPAVVVVAAAVTGPVLVNIVNTGWTFGRKLPQLAPTWQALDPTIGRQLLKISGLFGVVTILMTIADNADSLIIAHAQGLAEVTAYAVPARLFIQLGVIVMLVNQPFWPAHGEALAAGRVSWVRRTSRRMTLVSTVIVLLPAAALVLWGEWLFATWLSVPLVGDRWLLPGLALWWLIVAATSPMFMVQNAAGVVRPQLIGYAAYLGLSLVGKWYGAQWFGISAVPYVGAACYLLTVVPAAVHGYRRALASRALPEHSKGDLC is encoded by the coding sequence GTGATCGGACGCGTGGTCAGCGCCATCGTCCCGCTGGCGTTGATCCCGGTGACGCTGTCGTATCTCGGCCCTGATCTGTACGGGCTGTGGATGGCAGTGATCGCGCTTACCGGCATGGCTGCCTTCGCCGACCTGGGGCTCGGTAACGGCCTGCTCACCCGGCTGGCGCCATGTTGCGCCAGTGGTGACAGTCGGCTGGCCCGCCGCTACATCACCAGCGCGTACGCGATGGTGACTGGCATCGCCCTGAGCGGCTGCGCCGTGCTGTGGCTCACCTCGGGGCTGGTTCCCTGGCGAACCGTCTTCAACGCGCCGACCTCGATCGCAGCCGCCGATGCGCGGGCGTTGACCCTGACCTGCCTGACCGCCTTCCTGCTGAACATGCCCCTGGCACTTGTCAACCGGATCCAGTTCGCCTACCGGCTGGGAGCGACAAGCAACCTCTGGCAGGCTGCCGGAGCGGCATCGTCGCTGCCGCTGGCCCTCGGAGCGGTGCACATCGACAGCCCCGCTGTCGTGGTCGTCGCCGCCGCCGTCACCGGCCCGGTGCTGGTCAACATCGTGAACACCGGCTGGACCTTCGGCCGCAAGCTGCCCCAGCTCGCCCCGACATGGCAGGCCCTGGACCCGACCATCGGCCGACAACTGCTGAAGATCAGCGGTTTGTTCGGCGTCGTCACGATCCTGATGACCATCGCGGACAACGCGGACAGCCTGATCATCGCGCACGCACAGGGCCTCGCCGAGGTCACCGCGTACGCGGTTCCGGCCCGGCTGTTCATCCAACTCGGCGTGATCGTGATGCTGGTGAATCAGCCGTTCTGGCCGGCACACGGCGAAGCGCTCGCCGCCGGGCGGGTGAGCTGGGTCCGCCGGACTTCGCGGCGGATGACACTGGTGTCCACGGTCATCGTGCTGCTGCCCGCCGCCGCTCTGGTCCTGTGGGGTGAGTGGCTGTTCGCCACGTGGTTGTCGGTGCCGCTGGTGGGCGACCGGTGGCTGTTGCCGGGCCTGGCCCTGTGGTGGCTGATCGTGGCAGCCACCTCGCCGATGTTCATGGTGCAGAACGCCGCCGGAGTCGTCCGCCCGCAACTGATCGGCTACGCCGCCTACCTCGGCCTGTCGCTCGTCGGCAAATGGTACGGCGCGCAGTGGTTTGGGATTTCCGCCGTGCCGTACGTCGGCGCGGCCTGCTACCTGCTGACGGTCGTCCCGGCGGCGGTACACGGCTATCGCCGCGCACTGGCGTCCCGGGCACTACCCGAACATTCGAAAGGTGATCTGTGTTGA
- the glgB gene encoding 1,4-alpha-glucan branching protein GlgB, with translation MDQLISGEIHDPHAVLGAHPAGGRTVIRTLRRNAGDVSVLVGEERHPMKRVHDVGLFEATVPGEVLDYRLDVDGARHDDPYRFPPTLGELDLHLIAEGRHERLWEALGARVLDGGVAFAVWAPNARGVRLVGDLTGWAPDDGWPMRSLGSTGVWEIFVPGATAGSRYKYRVLGADGYWRDKADPLAAYAEVPPATASVVHRSTFEWSDAQWLGRRSRRQPHQEPMSVYEVHLGSWRPGLGYRELAEQLTAYVVELGFTHVEFLPVMEHPFGGSWGYQVTGYFAPTARFGDPDDFRYLVDRLHAAGIGVILDWVPAHFPKDEWALARFDGTPLYEHPDPRRGEHPDWGTYVFDFGRREVRNFLVANALYWLEEFHVDGLRVDAVASMLYLDYSRQDGQWAPNVHGGRENLEAIAFMQEVNATVYKHHSGVMMIAEESTAWPGVTRATSDGGLGFGFKWNMGWMHDTLLYTSKDPIYRQHHHHQLTFSLAYAWSENYTLPISHDEVVHGKGSLVSKMPGDTWQRLANVRVLLAYMWAHPGKQLLFMGCELADDREWSEERGLDWYLLHDPARAGVQHLVGDLNRVYRDTPALWAQDTSPAGFRWLAGDDVANNTISFVRIAPDGATVVCVANFSALPLEDYRIGLPAAGAWAEVLNTDAHHYGGSGVGNLGTVHAEDVPWHGQPASVALRVPPLGALWLRAA, from the coding sequence ATGGACCAGCTGATTTCCGGGGAGATCCATGACCCGCACGCCGTGCTCGGCGCGCACCCGGCCGGCGGACGTACGGTGATCCGCACCCTGCGCCGGAACGCGGGCGACGTGAGTGTGCTGGTCGGCGAGGAGCGGCACCCGATGAAGCGGGTGCACGACGTCGGTCTGTTCGAGGCCACCGTCCCCGGCGAGGTGCTCGACTACCGGCTCGACGTCGACGGGGCGCGCCACGACGACCCGTACCGTTTCCCGCCCACCCTCGGCGAGCTGGACCTGCACCTGATCGCTGAGGGCCGACACGAACGGCTGTGGGAGGCGCTTGGCGCCCGGGTCCTCGACGGCGGGGTGGCGTTCGCGGTGTGGGCACCCAACGCCCGGGGCGTGCGGCTGGTCGGCGACCTCACCGGCTGGGCACCCGACGACGGCTGGCCGATGCGCTCGCTCGGCTCGACCGGCGTGTGGGAGATCTTCGTGCCCGGCGCCACCGCCGGCAGCCGGTACAAGTACCGCGTGCTGGGCGCGGACGGGTACTGGCGGGACAAGGCCGATCCCCTCGCGGCGTACGCGGAGGTGCCGCCGGCCACCGCTTCGGTGGTGCACCGGTCGACGTTCGAGTGGTCCGACGCCCAGTGGCTGGGCCGACGGTCGCGGCGACAGCCGCACCAGGAGCCGATGAGCGTGTACGAGGTGCACCTGGGCTCATGGCGGCCCGGCCTGGGCTACCGGGAGTTGGCCGAGCAGTTGACCGCGTACGTGGTGGAGCTGGGCTTCACCCACGTGGAGTTCCTGCCGGTGATGGAGCACCCGTTCGGCGGCTCGTGGGGCTACCAGGTGACCGGCTACTTCGCCCCGACGGCCCGGTTCGGCGACCCCGACGACTTCCGGTACCTGGTGGACCGGCTGCACGCCGCCGGGATCGGGGTGATCCTGGACTGGGTGCCGGCGCACTTCCCGAAGGACGAGTGGGCCCTCGCGCGGTTCGACGGCACCCCGCTCTACGAGCATCCCGACCCGCGCCGGGGTGAGCACCCCGACTGGGGCACCTACGTCTTCGACTTCGGCCGCCGGGAGGTGCGCAACTTCCTGGTCGCCAACGCGCTGTACTGGCTGGAGGAGTTCCACGTCGACGGGCTGCGGGTGGACGCGGTCGCCTCGATGCTCTACCTGGACTACTCCCGCCAGGACGGGCAGTGGGCGCCGAACGTGCACGGCGGCCGGGAGAACCTGGAAGCCATCGCGTTCATGCAGGAGGTCAACGCGACGGTCTACAAGCATCACTCCGGGGTGATGATGATCGCCGAGGAGTCCACCGCCTGGCCGGGGGTGACCCGGGCGACAAGCGACGGCGGGCTCGGCTTCGGGTTCAAGTGGAACATGGGCTGGATGCACGACACCCTGCTCTACACCTCGAAGGACCCGATCTACCGGCAGCACCACCACCATCAGCTCACCTTCTCCCTGGCGTACGCCTGGAGCGAGAACTACACGCTGCCGATCAGCCACGACGAGGTGGTGCACGGCAAGGGCTCGCTGGTGAGCAAGATGCCCGGCGACACCTGGCAGCGGCTGGCGAACGTCCGCGTGCTGCTGGCGTACATGTGGGCGCATCCGGGCAAGCAGTTGTTGTTCATGGGTTGCGAGCTGGCCGACGACCGGGAGTGGAGCGAGGAACGCGGCCTCGACTGGTACCTGCTGCACGATCCGGCGCGGGCCGGTGTGCAACACCTGGTGGGCGACCTGAACCGGGTCTACCGGGACACCCCGGCGCTGTGGGCGCAGGACACCTCCCCCGCCGGTTTCCGCTGGCTCGCCGGAGACGACGTCGCCAACAACACCATCTCGTTCGTCCGGATCGCACCCGACGGGGCGACAGTGGTCTGCGTGGCGAACTTCTCCGCGCTGCCGCTGGAGGACTACCGGATCGGGTTGCCGGCGGCCGGCGCCTGGGCGGAGGTGCTGAACACCGACGCCCACCACTACGGCGGCTCCGGTGTCGGCAACCTGGGCACGGTGCACGCCGAGGATGTCCCCTGGCACGGCCAACCCGCCTCGGTGGCGCTCCGCGTGCCGCCCCTGGGCGCCCTCTGGCTCCGCGCGGCCTGA